In Quercus lobata isolate SW786 chromosome 12, ValleyOak3.0 Primary Assembly, whole genome shotgun sequence, a genomic segment contains:
- the LOC115971305 gene encoding uncharacterized protein LOC115971305 isoform X2: MRYVKSLNLFQDLLTSKAVKRGRLLGLDVGDKYVGLAVSDTHNKIASPLSVLLRKKSNIDLMISELSLVGFVVGCPFDRQRSAPDAVQVKLFIDDLCKTGKLKGLNYTYWDESFTSKNVELLLKPLNLHPVQSKTIIDKFAAVGILQGYLDYVNRKMKLEAAE, encoded by the exons ATGAGGTACGTGAAGTCGTTGAACTTGTTCCAGGATTTGCTCACGTCAAAAGCAGTAAAACGGGGTCGTTTGCTTGGTCTGGATGTTGGTGATAAGTATGTTGGACTAGCTGTTTCAGACACTCACAATAAGATAGCTTCACCTCTAAG TGTTCTGCTAAGGAAGAAATCAAATATTGATCTAATG ATCTCTGAACTTTCTCTGGTGGGCTTTGTTGTTGGCTGCCCTTTTGACAGACAAAGAAGTGCTCCTGAT GCTGTGCAAGTGAAGCTTTTCATTGATGATCTCTGTAAAACGGGGAAACTCAAAGGTTTGAACTACACGTATTGGGATGAGAGTTTTACATCTAAG AATGTGGAATTACTGTTAAAGCCTTTGAATTTACATCCAGTCCAGTCAAAGACAATAATTGACAAGTTTGCTGCTGTGGGAATACTCCAG GGATACCTGGATTATGTTAACAGGAAGATGAAGTTGGAAGCAGCAGAGTAA
- the LOC115971305 gene encoding uncharacterized protein LOC115971305 isoform X1, whose protein sequence is MRYVKSLNLFQDLLTSKAVKRGRLLGLDVGDKYVGLAVSDTHNKIASPLSVLLRKKSNIDLMVSDFRSLISELSLVGFVVGCPFDRQRSAPDAVQVKLFIDDLCKTGKLKGLNYTYWDESFTSKNVELLLKPLNLHPVQSKTIIDKFAAVGILQGYLDYVNRKMKLEAAE, encoded by the exons ATGAGGTACGTGAAGTCGTTGAACTTGTTCCAGGATTTGCTCACGTCAAAAGCAGTAAAACGGGGTCGTTTGCTTGGTCTGGATGTTGGTGATAAGTATGTTGGACTAGCTGTTTCAGACACTCACAATAAGATAGCTTCACCTCTAAG TGTTCTGCTAAGGAAGAAATCAAATATTGATCTAATGGTTAGTGACTTTCGAAGTCTG ATCTCTGAACTTTCTCTGGTGGGCTTTGTTGTTGGCTGCCCTTTTGACAGACAAAGAAGTGCTCCTGAT GCTGTGCAAGTGAAGCTTTTCATTGATGATCTCTGTAAAACGGGGAAACTCAAAGGTTTGAACTACACGTATTGGGATGAGAGTTTTACATCTAAG AATGTGGAATTACTGTTAAAGCCTTTGAATTTACATCCAGTCCAGTCAAAGACAATAATTGACAAGTTTGCTGCTGTGGGAATACTCCAG GGATACCTGGATTATGTTAACAGGAAGATGAAGTTGGAAGCAGCAGAGTAA
- the LOC115971305 gene encoding uncharacterized protein LOC115971305 isoform X3 has product MRYVKSLNLFQDLLTSKAVKRGRLLGLDVGDKYVGLAVSDTHNKIASPLSVLLRKKSNIDLMVSDFRSLISELSLVGFVVGCPFDRQRSAPDAVQVKLFIDDLCKTGKLKGLNYTYWDESFTSKNVELLLKPLNLHPVQSKTIIDKFAAVGILQLV; this is encoded by the exons ATGAGGTACGTGAAGTCGTTGAACTTGTTCCAGGATTTGCTCACGTCAAAAGCAGTAAAACGGGGTCGTTTGCTTGGTCTGGATGTTGGTGATAAGTATGTTGGACTAGCTGTTTCAGACACTCACAATAAGATAGCTTCACCTCTAAG TGTTCTGCTAAGGAAGAAATCAAATATTGATCTAATGGTTAGTGACTTTCGAAGTCTG ATCTCTGAACTTTCTCTGGTGGGCTTTGTTGTTGGCTGCCCTTTTGACAGACAAAGAAGTGCTCCTGAT GCTGTGCAAGTGAAGCTTTTCATTGATGATCTCTGTAAAACGGGGAAACTCAAAGGTTTGAACTACACGTATTGGGATGAGAGTTTTACATCTAAG AATGTGGAATTACTGTTAAAGCCTTTGAATTTACATCCAGTCCAGTCAAAGACAATAATTGACAAGTTTGCTGCTGTGGGAATACTCCAG TTAGTTTGA
- the LOC115971305 gene encoding uncharacterized protein LOC115971305 isoform X5, whose amino-acid sequence MRYVKSLNLFQDLLTSKAVKRGRLLGLDVGDKYVGLAVSDTHNKIASPLSVLLRKKSNIDLMVSDFRSLISELSLVGFVVGCPFDRQRSAPDNVELLLKPLNLHPVQSKTIIDKFAAVGILQGYLDYVNRKMKLEAAE is encoded by the exons ATGAGGTACGTGAAGTCGTTGAACTTGTTCCAGGATTTGCTCACGTCAAAAGCAGTAAAACGGGGTCGTTTGCTTGGTCTGGATGTTGGTGATAAGTATGTTGGACTAGCTGTTTCAGACACTCACAATAAGATAGCTTCACCTCTAAG TGTTCTGCTAAGGAAGAAATCAAATATTGATCTAATGGTTAGTGACTTTCGAAGTCTG ATCTCTGAACTTTCTCTGGTGGGCTTTGTTGTTGGCTGCCCTTTTGACAGACAAAGAAGTGCTCCTGAT AATGTGGAATTACTGTTAAAGCCTTTGAATTTACATCCAGTCCAGTCAAAGACAATAATTGACAAGTTTGCTGCTGTGGGAATACTCCAG GGATACCTGGATTATGTTAACAGGAAGATGAAGTTGGAAGCAGCAGAGTAA
- the LOC115971305 gene encoding uncharacterized protein LOC115971305 isoform X4 produces MRYVKSLNLFQDLLTSKAVKRGRLLGLDVGDKYVGLAVSDTHNKIASPLSVLLRKKSNIDLMVSDFRSLAVQVKLFIDDLCKTGKLKGLNYTYWDESFTSKNVELLLKPLNLHPVQSKTIIDKFAAVGILQGYLDYVNRKMKLEAAE; encoded by the exons ATGAGGTACGTGAAGTCGTTGAACTTGTTCCAGGATTTGCTCACGTCAAAAGCAGTAAAACGGGGTCGTTTGCTTGGTCTGGATGTTGGTGATAAGTATGTTGGACTAGCTGTTTCAGACACTCACAATAAGATAGCTTCACCTCTAAG TGTTCTGCTAAGGAAGAAATCAAATATTGATCTAATGGTTAGTGACTTTCGAAGTCTG GCTGTGCAAGTGAAGCTTTTCATTGATGATCTCTGTAAAACGGGGAAACTCAAAGGTTTGAACTACACGTATTGGGATGAGAGTTTTACATCTAAG AATGTGGAATTACTGTTAAAGCCTTTGAATTTACATCCAGTCCAGTCAAAGACAATAATTGACAAGTTTGCTGCTGTGGGAATACTCCAG GGATACCTGGATTATGTTAACAGGAAGATGAAGTTGGAAGCAGCAGAGTAA
- the LOC115970573 gene encoding TMV resistance protein N-like, whose translation MAFQTNKGATSSFSSSSSFSATSSTTHRWSYDVFLSFRGEDTRNGFTSHLHKTLCDKGFNTFIDNNLQRGGEISIELLKTIVSSKVSIIVFSENYASSSWCLDELVKILECKKNIGQLVLPVFYNVDPSEVRGQKKGFGVALTEHEEKFKDNIDKVKNWRTALKEVGSLSGWHYKNGDTEAKFIQNIVENIPKCTPVFVGKCLVGVKPRAKAVESLLSMELDEVRIVVIHGLPGIGKITIAKAVYNRIANHFDGSSF comes from the exons ATGGCTTTCCAGACCAACAAAGGAGCCACCTCCtccttctcctcttcttcttctttttcagcTACTTCTTCCACTACTCACCGATGGAGCTATGACGTCTTCTTAAGTTTTAGAGGTGAAGATACCCGCAATGGTTTTACAAGTCATTTACATAAAACTCTATGTGACAAAGGTTTTAACACCTTCATTGATAATAACCTTCAGAGAGGAGGAGAAATTTCAATTGAACTTCTTAAAACCATTGTATCATCAAAAGTTTCAATCATTGTGTTTTCTGAGAActatgcttcttcttcttggtgTTTGGATGAACTTGTCAAGATTCTCgagtgtaaaaaaaatattggccAATTAGTTTTACCTGTTTTTTACAATGTGGATCCATCAGAAGTACGTGGACAAAAGAAAGGGTTTGGGGTGGCCTTGACagaacatgaagaaaaattcaaagataATATTGACAAGGTGAAGAATTGGAGGACGGCTTTAAAGGAAGTTGGTAGTTTGTCTGGATGGCACTATAAGAATGG TGACACCGAAGCTAAATTTatccaaaacattgttgaaAATATACCAAAATGCACCCCAGTATTTGTTGGCAAATgccttgttggagtaaaacCTCGTGCCAAGGCTGTAGAATCGCTTTTAAGTATGGAGTTAGATGAAGTTCGCATAGTAGTGATTCATGGCCTTCCCGGAATAGGTAAGATTACAATTGCAAAAGCAGTTTATAACAGAATTGCTAATCATTTTGATGGAAGCAGTTTTTAG